The Lutra lutra chromosome 1, mLutLut1.2, whole genome shotgun sequence genomic sequence attttttattactagtgatgtttatttttatgttttgatcatttctcttcctttttttttttctttcttccagtttGGGTGGTCATCACTGAAACCTTTATTTAGTTGCctctataattatttattaatttaaaaacaaatttgagcATAGTTAatgcacaatgttacattagctcGAGGTGTGCAGTATAATAACTCAACTTCCCTATACATTGTGCTATGCTCATCACatgtgtagctgccatctgtcaccataaaacaCTATtgcaatatcattgactatattccctgtgctatgccttttattcctgtgacttagtCATTCTATAACTAGAAGCCTATATTTCCCACTCAGAATCATCCCACCACCTCTCCTGGATtacttccctcccacctcctgccaccTCACGTGTCTTTACCTAAAAGTTATTCCTTCCCAGTATTTTCAAAATCTCAAACCTTATTTGCTGTTTTACTTCAGCATATAACCATATCTGGGCCTTTTCATCgccaaatcaaaaccaaaagaaagagcTAATAAGCCTTTCTTAACCCTTTATCCAAACTTCTATTCTATCACTAGTCTTCCTTTTTGTACCCAGTTGAATTAAAAGCAAATTATGCTCCTTTTCTATATACTCATAACATATACTTTTCTCAGTTTATCACCTTTGTGTTCTCCCCTGGCCGTTTCTTCAATTTCCTGTGGTTGAATTTGTCAAGGATCTCGTTATTTCTCCATTTAAGggcatatttgttattttttttttaatataatgtcctTTCATCACTTAAAACTCTTTCCAGCTGTTGCCTTAGAATACTCCTTTTTTCCCATGAGGTCTGTAATAGcattctctctgttttcatcttacttcTCTTCCCTCCAGTTTTATGTGAGGCAAACTGTTGGTCTATACACTCCTTTACATCTGGATTCCTTAAGACTCAACTTTTGGTCCTTCTGTCTTTTATGCTACTCTCTACTTGGCTTCCTGGCTTCAGCTCTGACTGATCTGGGGAAGGCTCTTAAAGTTATGTCTTCCACTAAGGCCACTGTCATGAGCTCAAAAACCATATATCCAGTTTTCCCCACCTGGATATTCCATAAGCTCTAGAAACTCCCACAGGCAAACCTCTTCTCTATTACCCGAAGTGGTTTTACACAGTCACAGTATAGTGATTCTATCATTTGTTGCATATGCATATTCCCAACTAGACTCTAAGTGTTTTAGAATCTGGgaacaacaatttttaaaaaatccttatggATCTAAACTGTGACATCATACCTGtcctcttcctgccttcttcctctaCCATTCAGAATACTCCAGGATTTGACTTTTGCTTCTCTTCAGCCTGTTTTACCTGCTTAGCAGCTTTCTGTAACTTGTCCCATTGTGTAACAGAGCACAGTCTTACAGATTatcttcaataaatttttgtgGGAAAAATTTGAGATTAAATAAAGACACTGGTTCTGCACACTGCTGAAATGAGCAGTAACTGATTGTCTTTGGAATCAAGTCAATTTTGCTATTTGCCTGAGAAGAGCACAAGTAGATTCATTTTTGTCCCTTCCCTATTTATGCAGTcactgtttatttctctctttgaatctgacccccactcccccccaaaaaaaattcaTAGCTATTACATCAGAGGAAAGTATGGTGAACAATGATGTTAGAAAGGTTGGCAGGGACAAATCACACAAGggccttggaatttttttttaacttgactcCAGGGGCATTGTGAACtcatagaaaaattttaatcacatttatattttaaaaaactattgtttggcttatttcacttagcataataccctctaggtccatccacatcattttaagtggcaagatttcattccttttttatggctgagtattccattgtatgtatgatttcactcacaggtggaattgaagaaacaaaacaaactatcataagggaaaaaaagagagacaaatcaagaaacagactctctgctatAAAGtgcaaacagatggttaccagaggggtaggggggatgggttaaatagcagatgggggttaaggagggcacttgtgatgagcactgggtgttgtatggaagtgctgaatcactgtattgtacacctggaacattatactgtgtgttaactaactgcaatttaaggaaaaactaaaaaagaagaatactGTTGCAAAATAGAGAGTAGTTAAGAAGGTGGGAAGGATAACATGATAAAGAATTGCAGAACTTTGATGACTAAAGAGAATATTGTGGACTAGGATAGTGGCAATGGGAATGGAGAATAGTGGGTAGCTTGGCGAAATAAAAAGAGGTGAAATCAACAGGCCTGGGGAACTATTGGATTTTAGggataattaataaaaaagaagtcaagtATGGTTGATGGGAAGTGAATATTAATGTTTTGTGATGTATACAAGAAGAAATTCAATGTAAAACACCAACCAGAATGTCTTGTTTGCTGCAAATGCTCAAGGACTATTAGTAATCATGACTTCTCAAAAAGCATACAGGTTCTGATATTTGGGAGCTATGCTTGTGTTTAAAAGTAGAGGTGGGGCTGGTcaaaaaatactcaaaagaactaagagaaatgaaaataaaagagaattatttaaCAGGCTAGATTAAGCAAGTGAGTGAAACGGTGAAAAGAAGCAGCTTATGGCAATGCTCCTCTATTGTATAGTAATACTTAAGTAGGGTTGGGAAGAAGGTATGTTTTTTAGAAGACTTATGTGGTCTGAGCCATGGGTTTGCCCAAGAATTATTAAGGTGTTTGTCCAGTTAAGACACCACTGGTGCATCCTCAAACAAGACTGGAGCTGAGCCAGTATTTCCTACGGTTTACCCAGTGGAAGAtcaacaaacattttcttttctgaaaaggaaaattagTGGGAGGAACAATCCCAGTTGCTGTGGAGCTGGGATTGCTGGGTTAAACATAGTACATGTGCTAAATTTGGTGAACAAGTCTTAGCACTAGTGATGTAGGAATTCtgtaaataagttaatattttgcATACATCTATCCTTCTGTGGATGACAGTCAATGGACAAGTTGCTATGTATGTGCAGAACTTGGAGTAACACATATCCAAACCAGGGGGCTAGATGGTAGGGACCCTTGGGAACCAGTGACTGGTTTTAGAGGGGCAGTGGATAATGAGGGACTCAGTATGGGAACTGTAGTATAGGACCTTGACAGGAAGAACCTACCTTTCTCTAGGAAAGCACCATGCCCTAATAGATGGTCTTGGGACAtctggggaatgggagaggatttGGTAATGCTTCAGACTGTCTGGAGCAAGCTTTATGTCATGCACAAGTATCTATGAGAGACAACTACTTTAGACAACTACTGATGTAGGCCTCTCTGCACAGGGTATAAAGTCATGAAGTATATTTTCTCTAACTTTGCTATCAGCCACTCCTCAGCCACCATTCCCAACTCATGGGGGTTGGTTGTAAACAAAGAAATTAATGTAGGAATGAAAATAGTTCTGACCCACATGTCACTCCAAGATTTTTAGCATGATGCAGAAGTCTTTTATGAACTGGTTCCAAATTCGATCCCACATATGTCGATTTAGAAGACCAATCTTTACCATGGTGTGAATAAACTACTCTTGTGATAACAATAATATCAGTGGTGTGACCTTAACTTGAAAAATCAGTTAGAGATTCACATTACGtggtttaataaaagaaaagcagaggggaTAGCTTATATGGGAGAATTCTATTTTAGATTTCACGAATTTAGGATTAATGTTACTTAAGTATAAAAGGGAAGTTCAAATGCGTCATAtccattgtgttttcattgaAATAATGTTAATGATCGAAGAGGATTAAGAATAAGGACATGCTTTGTTGAACATATTCCATGGCCTTTTACTGGGTTACCCAAAGGTCTTTATTATactgaagaataagaaaaatttaaacagacaATTAAAGAACAGTTACTTATGTTTCAGCCTCAAGGATAATATAACAATCAAGATAGAttctctcaactttttttttttattttgtattttaattcttcttcttttcagaGTAATAATGtcctgaaataaatgttttatacattttttttatggTCAGGTACATATGAGATGCCCACAAAATGAGAATCATATATCCATTCATGTGATATTCACATTTATATTATAGGATGCTCCACGTAGGTCTTTCAGTAGTAATGTTTATGGAtcaatatttttgcttatttgcaCATTTGTATGTGTGGGTCTagaaggaaaagacaaagctATAGATAATTCAATAATTCAGTGTTATTGCCGGGacctatttgtatatattctcttACTGCTTCTTATATGATTTCTGGTTCtagtgtcttctctttttttaagattttatttatttatttgatagacagagattacaagtaggcagagaggcaggcagagagagaggaggaagcaggctccctgctgagcagagagccggatgtggggcttgatcccaggactctgagaccatgacctgagctgaaggcagaggctttaacccactgagccacccaggtgcccctgataatgTCTTCTTAAGAGCATTATGAAGTGAACAGcaatattgatttattcatttctttgctttcttaataCTAGACTGAGCATTTCATTATCTTAGCTCAGTAAGAGATGCAATAATAGCTTAGATATTATCAGCATTTTTGGAATTCAAAATCCAGTAGAAAGATCcattatgtacatttttataatataaggGGAAAATGATCATGGACCTGAAAGAGGTAGAGAGCTTTGGAAGTTTAGACGAGCTTGGAGGAAGAAAAGTGAACTTTGCTGAGGTACTCAAGGCATAATCACATTTACATggttataaatatatagagagtGTATAGAAAACATCTGAGAAGATTCATACCAGACAGAGAACATAGTTATTAAAACTAGGGCAAAATTGCCAAACTTGGAGGACCTGACTAGCAGGTTCTCTTCCAGTATTGTGAAGGGGGTTGACTTTGAAATGAGCTTCAAAGGATGACTGAGAAATAGGAAGAGGCGTTGAATGACCAACCAACAAATGATGTAATAGGGAACTTGGAATAGTTTGTATTTGTGACATATTTGTGGGGAAACAATTTATTTCATCTGACATTCCGGAAAGGGCAGTTAGGGCCAGATAAGGAGGTTAGTGGGTTCGTTTTTGCCCTATCCCAGTGTATGTGGTCCTGCTTATTTCTCTGTTTAGGTCTGGGATTTTGGCAGTGGGATGTTCATGGTGGACTTTGGCTCAATAAATCATCTACCTGAGGGCACTTGGAGGGATTTGGGAGTTTTCGTCAGGAAACATTGTTTTGGCTCATTTTTATTCTAAACTTGTGAAGCCTCAGCACCTTCAGAGACCATCAGGGAGGTGGTAGGAAACTATTTGCCTTTCTGAGGTAGCTCTTGGAATTCCGTTTATTCCCTTCTTGGGTTCAGCCAGCCATTGTTGTGAAAGATTGACTTATAGGTACATCCTCTAGTTCTGAGCTTTTCACTGAGGGCAGcagcagtttttttttcatttgtccagGTACCATTTTTTTCACTGTCCAGGTACCAGATGCCATGCTCTAGCTAAGACACTTGCTCCTTGGAGATTATTTTGAGGTTCTCTCCTATGGTCCACTGGATCATAGGTGAACCTCAGGACACTCTTCacctctggaaagaaaaaaaggctccttatcaaatatttcacattttctccttGCATGTCAAACTGTAAACATCaacaaggtttttttgttgttattgtcttgttttaataatttcatccctttgttttccaaatatcaCCATTCTTACAGAAAGTAAGTTACCTAtcagttggcttttttttctttttcttttcatctgtgtatttctacattttatttattatttatttatttatttttattatgttcaattagccaacatacagtacattgTTATGAGtacttttacatttaaatgcATTTCCTAAAATTTATGGTATGATGTTGGGAACTTGCTTAATAGccaaataatcttattttaaactttaaatatttttattttaatattaatttataattttatttttaaattaaaggtaaaatattattttaataattacatttatttttaccattcaCTGTGGATGTTTTCAGTccacaatttttataaatttatatgtactGTCAGTTTCCCTCAGGAATATACTATTTGGGTTATTTGCATTGgtgatttttgacaaaagcatcattatttgcatgtatttctctctttccctgtctctctctctgtttccctttgCCCACTGTACTGAACTCTTTTTATGCCCTAAGCCAACTGATGATAAACCATCAACCTGCTAAGACGAATCTAGCACGGTTTGCACTATGAGTGGTTATGAAGCAAGGTTGCTTCTCTTGTCACTTCCTCAGACTGAGGAGATCACTATGTCCGTTTCTCCCAGTCTCTCAAATTGCTCTTGGGTACAACCTAATAGTGCCTCACCTCCCGCCATacgtctgtttttaaaaaagcatatagatatataatttacatagaaCATCATGttggtttcagatgtacagtatgataatttgatatatgtacatattgcAAATTGACAGCCCAATAAATCTAGATAACATCTACCACCACACATGACtacaaattgtttttcttgtgatgagaacttttaagattcaCTATCTTAGCAACATTCtaatatacaatacagtgttactgaactatagtcaccatgctgtacattacatccccatgatttattgATGTTGTAACTGGGagtttgtatctctctctctccctatctcccaCACACAccaggatttttaaaacattactgtTGAAAGGAGGTTGGTCCTTTTTCCTATCACTGAAAAACATTGTAAGTAttgtgaaaataattaaaatatcacatAAATTTATGTAGATGTATTTATCACAAGATTGCTTAAATTATTAAATCTCTTCCTCCTGGTGTTTTGGAAGTCTTTGCTTATAGGACATTATTGTGTTTTCTCAGGTGCAGAATGACCTTGAATTTAAACATAAAGTCAAGATACAAGCTTTACTTTACCCTTCCTTACAGATACTTGATTCTAATTTGCCATCTCACCAAGAAAATGAGCATGGTATAATCCTAACAAGGGACTTAGCCCTAAAATTTGCGAGTTTGTATTTCACCGAGGATGAAACATTTCCCCAGgcaataagaagaaatgaacataTGCCTCTGGAATCCAGACATCTGTTTAAGTTTGTCAATTGGAGTACTCTCTTACCCGAGCAGTTTAGAAAGAATTATGTTTATACTGAACCAATTCTTGGAAGATACAATTATTCATTGCCAGGACTTATGGATATCAGAGTTTCACCCTTGTTAGCCAATGATTCCTGGTTACAGAATTTGCCACGAACCTATATTCTTACTTGCCAATATGATTTTGTGAGGGATGATGGACTTATGTATGTTTCAAGACTTCGAAATGTTGGAGTTCAAGTAACTCATCACCATATTGAGAATGGAATCCATGCAGCTTTATCATTAATGACATCACCACTGTATTTACAACTAGGTTTCAGGATAAGAGATATGTATATTAGTTGGCTGGATAAGAATTTGTGAATACAGTATGTATACAATACAGATGGCCATCAGGAAATGGATTGTAATTTGTGATATTTGATAGTTGTAGTGCAAAGAACAATGTCATCTGTGTTGTCTGAATCTAGATTTAAATCAGTTATAACAGTTACTGTATATCCTCGAACTGGTTAATTTTTCTGATTCACAGAACCTGAATGTGTAAAATGCATTTAATCCCTTCATTTATAGTTGATTATAATTATGTTGGTCCCAATAGGGACTGATCCCTATTAAAGTTGAGAAATAAGAATGGTTACTGGTAAACTGGAGAATATAGTTTCCAGGCAGGCACAGAAATTGCAATCGTgtatgggaaaataaaaagaaaaaagaagttacaaGGTAATcgtattagtttcctgtggctgttgTAACATATTACTATAAATCTAATGGCTTAACacaacagaaatgttttctctcaggAGTTCTGGGGGGTcacaaaatcaaggtgttggcaagagCCACATTCCTTCTAGAGGCTCTAAATGGAGCTCTTCACCTCTTTCATCTCATGGCTGCCGTTATTCCTTGGTGTAGTCAGAgaatattattttggaaattatcATCTTCAAATCTTTCTCTGCTCCATCTTCACATGGGCTTTTCCTCAGCCTCCTTTTTAGAAAGATACATGTGTTTGCATTTCAGTTCCACCAAAGTAATCAAGATAATaatcccatctcaagatccttaatttccATGTATAGTAACATTCACAGGAATTAGGATTTAGATGtcttttggaagaaaattttttttcacattttcagtcaaatgttatgttttaaaaaggcaacagatcaacattataatttattataattcattCTAATCTAAATATGTACTCAACAATGTAGCCCAGCTCAGGATGGAGTGAACAAGGTTTTCAAAAAACTGtcatatatgtcatttaaaaatacccaaataAGAAATCACTTCTACATGCCTCTTGTTGAGTGAAACCGTGAACTAAAACTAAAGATTTTTTGCTGTGAAAAAAAAGTCTGTAGTATAGTAGTATGGCTATTGGATATTAAGTATAACCAGTTGAATCAagttaagaagttaaaaatgtagCAAGAAATTTTGTGCATGTCTGTGTATGTGGTAGGGGTAGTGAAAATTGACAAGCTAGTTGACCCAAGAGCAACTGAGATATCTAACTTGTTCAGTTAAGAACAGACATTATATCCATCCTACATTTTTCAGCAGGCAATTGGGAATGACAATTTCAACAGCCTACAAACTCAtacatatttttcatactttttttaatgtagaaagaaAGTAAGTATGTGCAAAGAACTGTTTTTCTTCAGCTCACTTTCAGCACctaaaggatggaaaaatatcTAAAACTATCACAAATGAGAACTTGAATGTCATTGGAGTCAGTTATATTTCTCCTTTGAGGTttataaaatctatatggaaagTTGATCTTATAACAAGTTATATTGTCATAGttctgatttaatttcctttaaattcttttaaaataaatgtttaagttgttgtaaattttttttttatgatactGAATCTGATTCCAGTTCTTTCTCATCATTTAGTACTGGCCACCTGTTCTAATCAGGGTGGACACAACCTCCTAGAAACCTATTATGATAGCACATTCAGCAAAAAGAACTGATATGCGAGCAAACCATAAAAGGTGCAGCTTTCCAGAAAGcacattttgttgattgttcacTGTCTGAATATTCTTCATAGTGATTCTAGATGAAAGCCTCTTTCAATACTGTTGAGCATGAGTGTGTAGTCTCCCTAGCATGTAGTTTCATATCCTTGGACAGGAAGGCTGGCTCACAGCTAGAGAAAAAGTCAAAGTGTTTAATTCCTGAAAAGCCTTACATTCCACAGAGTAGGAAAgcacttttcctttatttttttttaattttaatttttattattttgatacttAAGAatatgggaggggaaaaaaaaagaatgtggcagAAATGTATCATAAGGTAGCCCAGTCaacccttatttatttattttgtaaatttagtCTCAGAACATCCTGGAAGAGAGACATTTTGCAAAAGCCACTTCTAGACAGGCTTCCTTTGCAATCTCTGACACTGGGCTCTTGGCTCTCCAGTGGCTTTATCTAGCTTTGATTTCTGTTGACATGCTATAAGGTTATTTTCACTGGGCTATACTCCCCAAATTGGTTGCCTTTTATGTGGTGGTATTGGAACACTATG encodes the following:
- the AADACL2 gene encoding arylacetamide deacetylase-like 2 isoform X3; the encoded protein is MAFKALCLGLLCALFAFCIYTPIPSNIEEYWKVTAIDIFAKTGTFMAICLENIGIIKYEKFISMILRLDHTQPVSDEYVTVMDTEFVDIPVRLYLPKRKSETPRRAVIYIHGGGFCLGSFKNTAFDALNRWTAKKLDAVVVGVDHRLAPQHKFPVPYEDCFTVVKFFLQDEILTKYGVDPTRICIAGDSSGGNLAAGVIQQVQNDLEFKHKVKIQALLYPSLQILDSNLPSHQENEHGIILTRDLALKFASLYFTEDETFPQAIRRNEHMPLESRHLFKFVNWSTLLPEQFRKNYVYTEPILGRYNYSLPGLMDIRVSPLLANDSWLQNLPRTYILTCQYDFVRDDGLMYVSRLRNVGVQVTHHHIENGIHAALSLMTSPLYLQLGFRIRDMYISWLDKNL